One genomic region from Glaciimonas sp. PAMC28666 encodes:
- a CDS encoding TorF family putative porin: MSIHPMTRMRTRTRQIGYGPAYLKYFQAVTNLFGFANSKNSGYVDLGANIDVTNG; encoded by the coding sequence ATGTCTATCCATCCAATGACCCGCATGCGAACGCGGACACGTCAGATCGGTTATGGTCCTGCGTACCTCAAATATTTTCAGGCAGTGACTAACCTATTCGGGTTTGCGAACAGCAAAAATAGCGGTTATGTCGATTTGGGGGCCAATATTGACGTTACTAATGGCTAA
- a CDS encoding oxidative damage protection protein has protein sequence MARTIHCIKLDKEAEGLDFAPYPGELGKRIFESVSKEAWAAWLKHQTMLVNENRLNLADVRARKYLATQMENHFFGNGADAAVGYVPPAE, from the coding sequence ATGGCACGCACTATCCATTGCATCAAACTCGACAAAGAAGCTGAGGGACTAGATTTTGCACCTTACCCGGGTGAATTGGGCAAGCGAATTTTTGAAAGCGTTTCGAAAGAAGCGTGGGCTGCATGGCTTAAACATCAAACGATGCTGGTGAACGAAAATCGCCTGAACCTGGCCGATGTACGCGCACGTAAATATCTTGCAACCCAAATGGAAAATCACTTCTTTGGTAACGGTGCTGATGCTGCTGTCGGCTACGTTCCACCAGCGGAATAA
- a CDS encoding XdhC family protein produces the protein MNAVDYQVLNSAVGWLRQGKRVTLVTVVRNWGSAPRPLGSLFAITSDGDFTGSVSGGCVEDDLMARFAASFPDRIEVVRYGITAEQVRRFGLPCGGTLELVVEPLANAAALEPLLEAVASRRLVQRRLNLKSGVAVIEPATADFTVRFGDDELVHVFGPHWRLLIIGAGQVSEYLAQMAPALDFSVYLNDPREEQRRNWQAHGSANGSTYAISSASAVEWLDGMPDDAVHAFAPDKRTVIVALSHDPKVDDMALMEALKTDAFYVGAIGSMASTTARKERLLTLDVTQAEVDRLHAPIGLPIFSRSPAEIAVSVLAELVALRNCDVVARTASTCAVGLGVVAAEGSGAELV, from the coding sequence ATGAATGCAGTTGATTATCAAGTGTTGAATAGTGCAGTCGGCTGGTTACGACAGGGAAAGCGCGTTACGTTGGTAACGGTAGTGCGTAACTGGGGCTCGGCGCCGCGCCCGCTGGGATCGCTCTTTGCGATCACGTCCGATGGCGACTTTACCGGATCAGTATCGGGTGGTTGCGTCGAGGACGATCTGATGGCGCGCTTTGCGGCATCGTTTCCAGACCGGATCGAGGTCGTTCGTTATGGGATTACCGCCGAACAGGTGCGGCGCTTCGGTTTACCTTGTGGCGGCACCCTTGAGCTGGTGGTCGAACCGTTGGCTAATGCGGCGGCGCTGGAGCCATTGCTTGAGGCGGTGGCGTCGCGCCGGTTAGTGCAACGGCGTCTGAATTTAAAGAGCGGCGTCGCAGTCATTGAACCGGCAACCGCCGACTTCACGGTGCGTTTCGGTGATGACGAATTGGTTCACGTGTTCGGTCCGCACTGGCGCTTGCTGATCATTGGCGCAGGTCAGGTATCAGAATATCTTGCCCAAATGGCACCAGCTTTGGATTTTTCCGTCTATCTCAATGATCCGCGGGAGGAGCAGCGCCGTAATTGGCAGGCTCATGGAAGCGCTAATGGTAGCACGTACGCGATCTCATCGGCCTCTGCGGTGGAGTGGCTCGACGGCATGCCCGACGACGCGGTTCACGCGTTTGCACCAGATAAGCGGACGGTGATCGTCGCGTTAAGTCATGATCCAAAGGTCGATGACATGGCGTTGATGGAGGCACTGAAAACCGATGCGTTCTATGTTGGCGCTATTGGTTCGATGGCCAGCACAACGGCCCGTAAAGAGCGTTTGCTGACGTTGGACGTGACGCAAGCAGAAGTAGACCGGTTACACGCACCGATCGGATTGCCGATTTTTAGTCGTTCGCCTGCCGAAATTGCGGTCTCGGTACTCGCGGAGTTGGTCGCACTGCGGAATTGCGATGTGGTGGCAAGGACGGCGTCGACTTGCGCGGTGGGGCTGGGAGTAGTGGCGGCTGAAGGATCGGGCGCTGAATTGGTATAA
- the rpiA gene encoding ribose-5-phosphate isomerase RpiA: MTQDEMKQAVAREAIKYVVERDIVGVGTGSTANFFIDELAKIKHLIKGAVASSEATAARLRSHDIEVFDLNQVLSMPVYIDGADEVNAQGAMIKGGGAALTREKIVASVAEKFICIADGSKLVNVLGKFPLPVEVIPMAQAVVARKLAKLGGEPRLRFKDGIPLITDNGCVIIDMHGLKIVDPIAMEAHINQITGVVSVGLFAQQGANVCLLGTPDGVKTLSF, encoded by the coding sequence ATGACGCAAGACGAAATGAAGCAAGCTGTTGCTCGCGAAGCAATTAAATACGTTGTGGAGCGCGACATTGTTGGCGTCGGCACCGGCTCCACTGCCAATTTTTTCATTGATGAACTAGCCAAGATCAAACATCTGATCAAGGGCGCAGTTGCCTCGTCTGAAGCGACCGCTGCGCGCTTACGCAGCCACGACATCGAAGTATTTGATCTGAATCAGGTCTTATCGATGCCGGTATATATCGACGGTGCAGACGAAGTCAACGCGCAAGGTGCGATGATCAAGGGCGGCGGCGCGGCGCTGACGCGTGAAAAAATCGTGGCCTCGGTCGCGGAAAAATTCATTTGTATCGCCGACGGATCAAAACTGGTCAATGTATTAGGCAAATTTCCGCTGCCGGTGGAAGTCATTCCCATGGCCCAGGCAGTGGTAGCGCGCAAGTTGGCAAAGCTCGGCGGCGAACCGCGCTTGCGCTTCAAGGACGGCATTCCTCTGATTACCGATAACGGCTGTGTCATCATCGACATGCACGGGCTAAAGATTGTCGACCCAATTGCGATGGAAGCTCACATCAACCAGATCACCGGCGTGGTCTCGGTCGGTCTGTTTGCGCAGCAAGGCGCGAACGTGTGCTTGCTGGGAACCCCGGACGGCGTGAAGACATTATCTTTTTAA
- the argA gene encoding amino-acid N-acetyltransferase produces the protein MENTSEFVQWLRSVAPYIHAFRGKTFVIAFPGELVMAGALPVLAQDLSLLHALGIKIVIVHGSRPQVEEQLALRNVETRFSNGLRITDSAALECAKEAAGELRLDIEAAFSQGLPNTPMAHAAIRIISGNFVTARPLGVIDGADLQLTGVVRKIAYETIHPILSAGNLVLLSPLGFSPTGEAFNLTMEDVAVAAAISLRAEKLIFISETPLMKDAGGTEIRELSSHQAMAVLESGCLPSDSAFYLQHAIKSCNAGVPRAHIVPFATDGSALLELFTHDGIGTMITYENLESLREATIEDVGGILKLIEPLEADGTLVKRGRELIEREIHYFSVIDHDGVLFGCAALYPFPDEKMGEMACLTVNPEVQAQGDGEKILKHMESRARAAGLTKLFVLTTRTSHWFLRRGFVSATVDDLPKNRQHMYNWQRKSLVLIKQL, from the coding sequence ATGGAAAACACCTCCGAATTCGTCCAATGGCTGCGCTCAGTCGCACCCTACATCCATGCCTTTCGCGGCAAGACCTTTGTGATCGCCTTTCCGGGCGAATTAGTCATGGCGGGTGCCTTGCCCGTACTGGCGCAAGATCTGTCGTTGCTGCATGCATTAGGTATCAAAATCGTGATTGTGCATGGCTCACGACCGCAAGTTGAAGAACAACTGGCGTTACGCAATGTCGAAACGCGCTTTTCGAACGGCTTGCGTATCACCGATAGTGCCGCGCTGGAATGTGCCAAAGAGGCCGCGGGCGAATTACGCCTGGATATCGAAGCCGCATTTAGTCAGGGCTTGCCAAATACACCCATGGCCCATGCAGCGATCCGAATTATTTCCGGTAACTTTGTCACGGCCAGACCTTTGGGCGTGATTGATGGTGCGGATCTGCAATTAACCGGCGTGGTGCGTAAAATTGCTTACGAAACCATTCATCCTATTTTAAGTGCGGGCAATCTGGTGCTGCTCTCGCCGTTGGGGTTTTCGCCGACTGGCGAGGCATTTAATCTGACCATGGAAGATGTCGCAGTCGCCGCGGCCATTTCATTGCGTGCAGAGAAACTCATTTTTATCAGCGAAACACCGTTGATGAAAGATGCTGGCGGCACTGAAATCCGCGAATTATCCTCACATCAGGCGATGGCGGTGCTTGAAAGCGGCTGTTTGCCGTCCGACTCCGCATTTTATCTGCAGCATGCCATCAAATCCTGTAATGCTGGCGTCCCGCGCGCGCACATCGTGCCGTTTGCGACCGATGGATCGGCATTGCTCGAGCTATTTACGCACGATGGCATCGGCACCATGATTACTTACGAAAATCTGGAAAGCCTGCGTGAAGCAACCATTGAGGACGTCGGCGGTATCCTGAAACTGATCGAACCGCTGGAAGCCGACGGCACCCTTGTCAAACGCGGACGCGAACTGATTGAACGAGAAATTCATTATTTCTCAGTCATTGACCATGATGGCGTGCTGTTCGGATGCGCCGCTTTGTATCCCTTCCCGGATGAAAAAATGGGTGAGATGGCGTGTCTCACGGTTAATCCGGAAGTACAAGCGCAAGGCGACGGAGAAAAAATCCTGAAACATATGGAAAGCCGTGCGCGTGCTGCTGGCCTGACCAAATTATTTGTATTGACGACACGTACCTCGCATTGGTTTTTGCGACGTGGCTTTGTGAGTGCAACAGTCGATGACTTGCCAAAAAATCGGCAACATATGTATAACTGGCAACGCAAATCTTTGGTGCTAATAAAACAACTTTAA
- a CDS encoding TorF family putative porin → MPVTVAAPNDVVSYNVGVVSNYRFRSISQTRVEPIVQGGALRQHPNRFIYRNIFIYAKMN, encoded by the coding sequence GTGCCAGTAACAGTCGCGGCGCCAAATGACGTTGTAAGTTATAACGTTGGAGTAGTGTCCAATTATCGCTTTCGTAGTATTTCGCAGACACGCGTGGAGCCGATAGTGCAAGGTGGTGCATTACGCCAACACCCCAACCGGTTTATATATCGGAACATTTTTATCTACGCTAAAATGAATTGA
- a CDS encoding pitrilysin family protein gives MQLFPQTRHYTSSAKLAAGRIIRRIPGWFHRASSGKLVLIVALVLVPYSAQTQAQPTPPGAPDISQFSNISQGPTAEGITEYRFSNGFKLLLLPDATKPTVTVNMTYLVGSRQENYGETGMAHLLEHMMFKGTPTHPAIPKDFGQRGMSFNGTTSLDRTNYYEFSQASDDNLKWAIDLEADRMLHSYVARKDLDSEMTVVRNEFEKGENSPVSVLFKRMQGVAFDWHSYGKPTIGNRSDVENVKIENLQAFYRTYYQPDNAVLLISGKFDTQKALTWVNEAFGRLPKPTRKLPEFWTVEPTQDGERSFVIRREGDIQIVAVAYKVPSELHPDSNAMSFAASILADTPNGRLYKTLVETGKATSVFSYEMTGYAPGLIMIVAIVKKNEPIEPVRAALIEGIESFSATPPTAEEMDRIKRSTANGYENLMNDPQQIGVAMSSAIALGDWRLLFLGRDQLQQVTSAQVAAAAGRYFKRDNRTVGIFQPNAPPQRAEVPAAPALAELLKEYKPQQGLASGEVFDPSQANIDARTLRQTFGDMKLAMLPKKTRGETVSVHIKLNWGEEKALFDKNAISDLTGAMLRRGTTTLNRQQLADAFSKLKVSGSIYQFETTRSDLPAALALVADVFQHPRFDPLELERLRKEVLVGLESSRNNPDSRAAEAMSLHFNLYPEGDWLSAQTIDQKIASVKAVTLDQIIAFHKEFYGASHSEIAVVGDFDPSVISQAVQADFGSWKSASPYQRVIRKNFDVVPLAEVINTPDKENGVYIARMNLDMNDSDADYPALLVANYLFGGGSLKSRLADRIRQQDGLSYTVGSALGISAISRAASFSIQAIAAPQNLSRVNLGVREELARVRKDGFTADELARAKSGILQENIQARAQDSAVGSGWVRLMDLDRTYAWSKLLEDKISALTLDQINTAFRERIDPAKLSIIMARDETKINNPDVRAR, from the coding sequence ATGCAGCTATTCCCACAAACTCGCCATTACACCTCGTCCGCAAAGCTTGCAGCTGGCCGCATCATCCGGCGCATACCTGGCTGGTTCCACCGTGCATCGTCCGGCAAGTTAGTGCTAATAGTGGCGTTGGTATTGGTGCCCTATTCTGCACAGACACAGGCACAGCCGACACCGCCTGGCGCCCCGGATATCTCTCAGTTTTCCAACATCTCCCAAGGCCCCACGGCCGAAGGCATCACCGAATATCGCTTCAGCAATGGCTTCAAGTTGCTGCTGTTACCGGACGCCACCAAGCCGACTGTCACGGTTAACATGACATACCTTGTAGGCTCGCGTCAGGAAAATTATGGCGAAACCGGCATGGCCCATTTGCTGGAACACATGATGTTCAAAGGTACGCCGACGCATCCGGCCATTCCGAAAGATTTCGGCCAACGCGGTATGTCGTTCAACGGCACCACCTCGCTTGACCGCACCAATTATTACGAATTTTCGCAAGCCAGCGATGACAATCTCAAATGGGCAATCGATCTTGAGGCAGATCGGATGCTACATTCGTACGTCGCCAGAAAAGATCTCGACAGTGAAATGACGGTGGTTCGCAATGAATTCGAAAAAGGCGAAAACTCTCCTGTCAGCGTGCTATTCAAACGTATGCAAGGCGTCGCCTTCGACTGGCATAGTTATGGCAAACCAACGATCGGTAACCGCAGCGACGTGGAGAACGTCAAAATAGAAAACCTGCAAGCTTTTTATCGTACGTATTATCAGCCGGACAATGCGGTGTTACTGATTTCGGGAAAATTCGACACTCAAAAAGCGCTGACCTGGGTGAACGAGGCATTTGGAAGATTACCGAAGCCGACCCGTAAATTGCCCGAATTCTGGACCGTCGAACCGACGCAGGACGGCGAGCGCAGCTTTGTCATTCGTCGCGAGGGCGACATACAAATCGTCGCCGTAGCCTATAAAGTCCCTAGCGAGTTGCATCCCGACAGCAACGCAATGTCATTCGCAGCCAGTATTCTGGCCGACACACCGAACGGGCGCCTCTACAAAACCTTGGTTGAAACCGGCAAAGCAACCTCGGTGTTTAGCTATGAAATGACAGGTTACGCGCCAGGACTGATAATGATCGTCGCGATCGTCAAGAAGAATGAACCGATCGAACCGGTACGCGCAGCGTTGATTGAGGGTATCGAAAGCTTCTCAGCAACCCCGCCAACTGCGGAAGAAATGGATCGTATTAAACGCAGCACGGCAAATGGCTATGAAAATCTGATGAACGATCCTCAGCAAATCGGGGTTGCCATGTCGAGTGCCATCGCATTGGGCGACTGGCGTTTGCTGTTCCTCGGAAGAGATCAACTTCAGCAAGTGACGTCCGCGCAGGTTGCCGCGGCGGCTGGGCGTTATTTTAAACGCGATAATCGGACTGTTGGCATTTTTCAGCCGAATGCGCCACCGCAACGTGCCGAAGTGCCTGCGGCACCTGCCCTGGCCGAGCTATTGAAGGAATACAAGCCACAACAAGGGTTGGCAAGTGGCGAAGTGTTCGATCCGTCACAGGCGAACATCGACGCACGTACTCTGCGTCAGACGTTTGGCGACATGAAGTTAGCCATGCTGCCGAAAAAGACCCGTGGCGAAACCGTCTCAGTTCACATCAAATTAAATTGGGGTGAAGAAAAAGCCCTCTTCGACAAGAACGCCATCTCCGATCTGACCGGAGCGATGTTGCGCCGTGGTACTACCACATTGAATCGACAACAATTGGCCGACGCTTTTTCCAAACTAAAGGTCAGCGGCAGCATCTATCAATTTGAAACTACGCGGAGTGACCTTCCAGCTGCGCTGGCGTTGGTGGCCGATGTATTCCAGCATCCCCGTTTTGATCCTCTTGAACTGGAACGCCTGCGCAAGGAAGTGCTGGTAGGGCTGGAGTCCTCACGCAATAATCCCGATAGCCGGGCAGCGGAAGCGATGTCCTTGCATTTTAATTTGTATCCCGAAGGCGACTGGCTGTCGGCACAAACTATTGACCAGAAAATCGCGAGCGTCAAAGCGGTAACGCTGGACCAGATTATCGCTTTTCATAAGGAATTTTATGGTGCTTCGCACAGTGAGATCGCGGTCGTCGGAGATTTCGATCCGAGCGTCATTTCCCAAGCGGTTCAAGCCGACTTCGGCTCCTGGAAAAGTGCGTCGCCCTATCAACGTGTCATCCGAAAAAACTTCGATGTCGTCCCTCTCGCAGAAGTCATCAACACGCCGGATAAAGAAAACGGCGTTTATATTGCCCGCATGAATCTGGATATGAACGATAGTGATGCCGATTATCCCGCCCTGTTGGTGGCAAACTACCTGTTTGGAGGCGGCAGTCTGAAATCGCGCCTGGCTGATCGCATCCGCCAACAAGACGGGCTGTCGTATACCGTCGGATCGGCATTGGGGATCAGCGCCATCAGCCGCGCCGCCAGCTTTAGCATACAAGCCATCGCAGCGCCCCAAAATCTCTCCCGGGTCAATCTGGGCGTGCGTGAAGAATTAGCGCGAGTGCGTAAGGATGGGTTTACCGCGGACGAACTGGCACGCGCCAAATCCGGCATTTTGCAAGAAAACATCCAGGCTCGAGCGCAGGACAGTGCAGTCGGTTCCGGATGGGTGAGATTAATGGATCTTGACCGAACCTACGCCTGGAGTAAATTGCTTGAAGATAAAATCAGCGCCTTGACGCTCGACCAGATCAACACAGCGTTTCGAGAGCGGATCGATCCCGCAAAACTAAGTATCATCATGGCACGCGATGAGACCAAGATTAATAATCCCGATGTAAGAGCACGTTAA
- the kdpE gene encoding two-component system response regulator KdpE, protein MSQPQPIAILVEDEPQIRRFVRAALEDEGWQIHEADTLHRGLIDTGTRKPNLIILDLGLPDGDGIDFILDVRKWSKVPIIVLSARVSEIDKIKALDAGADDYLSKPFGVGELLARVRATLRRQHQPLGDADGLIRFGDVTLDLRARLVTKAQQQVHLTPTEYRLLTVLVANAGRVVTNPQLLREVWGPSHSESGHYLRIYMGHLRQKLEDDPAQPKYLLTETAVGYRIMLSA, encoded by the coding sequence ATGAGCCAGCCACAACCCATAGCGATTTTGGTCGAAGACGAGCCGCAGATTCGACGTTTCGTGCGTGCCGCGCTAGAGGACGAGGGCTGGCAAATTCACGAGGCTGACACTTTGCATAGAGGACTGATCGATACAGGTACGCGCAAGCCGAATCTGATTATTCTCGATCTTGGCTTGCCGGATGGTGACGGTATTGATTTCATTCTGGATGTCAGAAAATGGTCGAAAGTGCCGATCATCGTATTATCGGCGCGTGTCAGCGAAATCGACAAAATCAAGGCGCTGGATGCCGGTGCGGATGACTACCTGAGCAAACCATTTGGGGTGGGTGAATTGCTGGCGCGCGTGCGGGCAACATTGCGCCGTCAGCATCAGCCTTTGGGTGATGCGGATGGATTAATCCGGTTTGGTGACGTGACGCTCGACCTGAGAGCGCGCTTAGTCACCAAAGCACAGCAACAAGTGCATCTGACGCCTACTGAGTACCGTTTGCTAACAGTGCTGGTGGCGAACGCCGGTCGGGTGGTGACCAACCCGCAGTTATTGCGGGAGGTGTGGGGGCCATCTCATTCCGAAAGTGGTCATTATTTGCGGATTTACATGGGCCATTTGCGCCAAAAGCTGGAGGACGATCCAGCCCAGCCCAAATATTTGCTCACTGAAACTGCGGTCGGCTATCGGATCATGTTGTCTGCATAG
- a CDS encoding DUF4118 domain-containing protein gives MPPNYPNNNDQRPDPDALLARIQSAQDQAARGKLRIYFGASAGVGKTYAMLIAAHKLHVEGREVLAGVIETHGRIDTAAQLAGLEALPLKQVTYRDKQLPEFDLDGALARKPSLILVDELAHSNAPGSRHPKRWQDVEELLSAGIDVFTTLNVQHLESLNDVVGGITGIRVAETLPDTVFDAADEVVQVDIPADELLARLRLGKVYQLPQAERASRNFFRKGNLIALRELALRRTADRLQGDVQAYRIEKSIGTVWQTDAALLACVGPSINAEHVIRSTARLATQLNTEWRAVYVETPRLQRLSSARREAILETLKLAQNLGATTAVLAGNDVTQVITDFARSHNISKIIVGRSQYFGQWRWRALWPLQSNFAARIAAQAKDIDLIEVGQPSIRAVSKSAPSNSAAHSRSALKPKRLFEKSPRRGYIWAVGATILVTLLATPILPYFDLANIVMLYLLAEVLIAVRFGRGPAITVALLSIATFDFFFVPPQFSFAVSDFQYLMTFAVMLAVGLIITHLTTGLRYQARVASYREARSRALFEFSRELSGALQTEQIFETSRKFLQRTFNAQTLLLVPDLEGRLQVAASQDGNKTDQNDHDSVHQSLDIGIAQWAFDNAKNAGIGTDTLPASNCLYLPLVAPMRTRGVLAILPHSRRWLLIPEQQQQLYTFGALTAIALERVHYIEVAQDALIKMESERLRNSLLAALSHDLRTPLTALIGLSESLVLSKPPLQSAQQGLATALHDETLRMSALVTNLLDMARIQSGEVKLNLQWQPFEEVVGSALRASTSALAAHRAEIRVAHSLPLVRFDAVLIERVLCNLLENAAKYSPLQSIIVLSAEVTGRFMSVTVSDHGPGLPVGMEEAIFDKFTRGERESAKSGVGLGLAICRAIVEAHSGSIGARSGVEGGAEFTFTLPLGTPPSMPDVEESDYSPVEPSL, from the coding sequence ATGCCTCCCAACTATCCGAATAATAACGATCAACGGCCTGATCCGGATGCGCTGCTGGCGCGCATACAATCCGCGCAAGATCAGGCAGCGCGCGGAAAGCTACGGATTTATTTCGGTGCCTCGGCTGGCGTGGGCAAAACTTACGCAATGCTCATCGCCGCCCATAAACTTCACGTCGAAGGGCGCGAAGTATTGGCTGGCGTTATCGAAACGCACGGGCGAATCGATACTGCCGCACAGTTGGCAGGACTGGAAGCCCTGCCTCTAAAGCAGGTCACCTACCGCGATAAGCAGTTGCCCGAATTTGATCTGGATGGCGCCTTGGCGCGCAAGCCATCGTTGATATTAGTTGATGAACTGGCCCACTCTAACGCGCCTGGTTCCCGGCACCCCAAACGTTGGCAAGACGTCGAAGAATTATTGAGTGCCGGGATTGACGTCTTCACCACACTCAACGTGCAACATCTGGAAAGCTTAAACGATGTCGTCGGCGGCATCACCGGTATCCGGGTCGCAGAAACGTTACCCGACACCGTATTCGACGCTGCCGACGAAGTGGTACAGGTTGATATCCCGGCCGATGAATTGCTGGCGCGCTTGCGACTCGGCAAAGTCTACCAATTACCGCAGGCCGAACGCGCGTCACGCAATTTTTTTCGCAAGGGCAATTTGATTGCTTTGCGCGAGTTGGCCTTACGCCGCACCGCCGATCGTCTACAGGGCGATGTGCAGGCTTACCGTATAGAAAAGTCGATAGGAACGGTCTGGCAGACGGATGCGGCTTTGCTCGCCTGCGTCGGACCGAGCATCAACGCCGAACATGTGATCCGCAGCACCGCCCGACTCGCAACCCAACTTAACACCGAATGGCGCGCAGTTTACGTTGAGACGCCGCGCTTGCAGCGCTTGTCGTCAGCACGACGGGAAGCAATACTGGAAACGCTTAAGCTGGCCCAAAACCTGGGCGCAACCACCGCCGTGCTGGCAGGCAACGATGTCACGCAGGTGATCACCGATTTTGCGCGTAGTCACAACATTTCAAAAATCATCGTCGGCCGTAGCCAATATTTCGGTCAATGGCGGTGGCGTGCGTTGTGGCCTTTGCAAAGCAATTTTGCTGCCAGAATCGCAGCGCAGGCCAAGGATATTGATCTGATTGAGGTGGGGCAGCCATCGATCCGCGCCGTCAGTAAAAGCGCACCTTCAAATAGCGCCGCGCATTCCCGATCGGCGCTAAAACCGAAGCGGCTGTTTGAAAAATCTCCCAGACGGGGATATATATGGGCGGTTGGGGCCACGATATTGGTCACCTTGCTGGCGACCCCGATATTGCCGTATTTCGATCTGGCTAACATTGTCATGCTGTATTTGTTAGCTGAGGTACTCATTGCGGTGCGCTTTGGGCGCGGGCCCGCAATCACGGTGGCGTTGTTGAGTATCGCAACATTCGATTTCTTTTTTGTGCCACCTCAGTTTTCGTTTGCGGTAAGTGATTTTCAGTATTTGATGACCTTTGCGGTCATGCTCGCAGTCGGTTTGATTATTACCCACTTAACCACTGGCTTGCGCTATCAGGCGCGCGTGGCGTCCTACCGTGAGGCGCGCTCAAGGGCGCTGTTTGAATTCTCTCGCGAATTATCGGGCGCATTGCAAACTGAGCAGATTTTCGAGACCAGTCGAAAATTTTTGCAACGCACCTTCAACGCGCAGACGCTTCTGCTAGTGCCCGATCTGGAAGGACGCCTGCAAGTGGCAGCGTCACAAGACGGGAATAAAACCGATCAGAACGACCATGATTCAGTCCATCAGTCGCTGGATATCGGCATCGCTCAATGGGCCTTTGACAATGCAAAGAACGCCGGTATCGGCACCGACACGTTGCCAGCCAGTAACTGTCTTTATTTGCCGTTGGTAGCGCCCATGCGCACCCGCGGTGTATTAGCGATCCTCCCACACAGCCGCCGTTGGCTGCTAATCCCGGAGCAGCAGCAACAACTCTACACCTTTGGCGCGCTGACCGCGATTGCTTTGGAGCGGGTGCATTACATTGAGGTCGCGCAGGATGCATTAATCAAAATGGAATCGGAACGATTGCGTAACTCATTGCTGGCAGCGTTATCGCATGACTTGCGTACGCCGTTGACAGCATTGATCGGCTTATCGGAGTCGCTGGTCCTTTCCAAACCACCGTTGCAAAGCGCGCAGCAAGGCCTCGCCACCGCGCTTCACGATGAGACCTTGCGCATGAGCGCGTTGGTGACCAATTTGCTCGACATGGCACGGATACAAAGTGGTGAAGTAAAACTTAACCTGCAATGGCAGCCTTTCGAAGAAGTCGTGGGCAGCGCGCTGCGTGCCAGTACTTCTGCATTGGCCGCACATCGGGCGGAGATCAGGGTTGCGCACAGTCTTCCGTTAGTCCGTTTTGATGCAGTCCTGATTGAACGCGTATTGTGCAATTTATTAGAAAATGCAGCCAAATATTCACCGCTGCAATCTATTATTGTTTTATCCGCAGAGGTCACCGGACGCTTCATGTCGGTCACGGTTTCGGACCATGGACCGGGGCTGCCGGTTGGCATGGAAGAGGCCATATTTGACAAGTTTACACGTGGGGAGCGCGAATCGGCGAAGTCCGGGGTCGGCTTGGGACTTGCTATTTGCCGTGCGATAGTCGAGGCCCATAGCGGGTCTATTGGTGCACGTAGCGGCGTCGAAGGCGGCGCTGAATTCACCTTCACTCTTCCGCTGGGAACCCCACCGAGTATGCCGGATGTGGAAGAAAGCGATTACAGTCCGGTCGAACCATCTTTATGA